From a single Apostichopus japonicus isolate 1M-3 chromosome 12, ASM3797524v1, whole genome shotgun sequence genomic region:
- the LOC139976787 gene encoding uncharacterized protein isoform X1 gives MWDHLRMAWAIYWIVIGSFVQAQEFSTTVVKEGEDATIECGLQTKVAEGYLKWETMTNGSPVDLAYDLKGGHTDCDDRIINCTLYANGSIQLESVSKEDGARYYRCLRGDADGYNYYSDHRLLVLSKESPSISQSPTSAIAFKASRKGIVHRYGEPVCEDDVDGNLPVVCYPSSGIIVDREYETIQCNCTDSDGLMDNVTFPVTRQMSSPPSIETHHIESVSSYNMGEKGVLHGYNAPVCEDDVDGNLPVVCYPPPGVIVDREYGTIQCHCTDTDGLMDSVTFHVTRQMSSPPSIETPHRESISSYNMGIKGVLHGYNDPVCEDDVDGNLPVVCYPPSGIIVDREYETIQCNCTDSDGLMDSVTFPVTSITHWVHPGWWMASISLLVVNLVSIIVVLIWICLNPCKNLKKSETNCGHEGK, from the exons GGTCATTTGTTCAGGCACAGGAGTTCAGTACTACAGTTGTTAAGGAAGGGGAAGATGCAACAATAGAATGTGGGTTACAGACTAAAGTGGCAGAAGGTTACCTGAAATGGGAAACCATGACTAATGGTAGCCCTGTAGACTTAGCATATGATCTTAAAGGCGGACATACTGACTGCGATGACAGAATTATCAATTGTACTCTATACGCCAATGGTAGTATCCAACTGGAGTCTGTTAGCAAGGAAGATGGTGCCAGATATTACCGTTGCCTTAGAGGAGATGCAGATGGGTACAACTATTATTCTGATCACAGGCTCTTAGTTTTGTCCAAAG AATCTCCATCAATTTCACAATCACCTACCTCAGCGATAGCTTTCAAAGCAAGTAGGAAGGGCATCGTTCATAGGTATGGAGAACCGGTCTGTGAAGATGATGTGGATGGGAACCTCCCAGTAGTCTGCTATCCATCGTCTGGTATAATTGTAGACAGAGAATATGAGACTATTCAGTGTAATTGTACAGACTCAGATGGGCTGATGGACAATGTGACATTTCCTGTAACAA GGCAAATGTCTTCTCCCCCATCAATTGAAACACATCACATAGAGTCAGTAAGTTCCTATAACATGGGTGAGAAGGGTGTGCTACATGGATACAATGCTCCAGTCTGTGAAGATGATGTGGATGGGAACCTCCCAGTAGTCTGCTATCCACCGCCTGGTGTAATTGTAGACAGAGAATATGGGACTATTCAGTGTCATTGTACAGACACAGATGGGCTAATGGACAGTGTGACATTTCATGTAACAA GGCAAATGTCTTCTCCCCCATCAATTGAAACACCTCACAGAGAGTCAATAAGTTCCTATAACATGGGTATAAAGGGTGTGCTACATGGCTACAACGATCCAGTCTGTGAAGATGATGTGGATGGGAACCTCCCAGTAGTCTGCTATCCACCGTCTGGTATAATTGTAGACAGAGAATATGAGACTATTCAGTGTAATTGTACTGACTCAGATGGGCTGATGGACAGCGTGACATTTCCTGTAACAA GCATAACTCATTGGGTGCATCCTGGTTGGTGGATGGCTTCCATTAGTCTTTTGGTTGTTAATTTAGTATCAATTATTGTTGTATTGATATGGATTTGCCTTAACCCGTGCAAGAATCTCAAAAAGTCAGAAACAAACTGTGGACATGAAGGCAAGTGA
- the LOC139976787 gene encoding uncharacterized protein isoform X3 yields MWDHLRMAWAIYWIVIGSFVQAQEFSTTVVKEGEDATIECGLQTKVAEGYLKWETMTNGSPVDLAYDLKGGHTDCDDRIINCTLYANGSIQLESVSKEDGARYYRCLRGDADGYNYYSDHRLLVLSKESPSISQSPTSAIAFKASRKGIVHRYGEPVCEDDVDGNLPVVCYPSSGIIVDREYETIQCNCTDSDGLMDNVTFPVTRQMSSPPSIETPHRESISSYNMGIKGVLHGYNDPVCEDDVDGNLPVVCYPPSGIIVDREYETIQCNCTDSDGLMDSVTFPVTSITHWVHPGWWMASISLLVVNLVSIIVVLIWICLNPCKNLKKSETNCGHEGK; encoded by the exons GGTCATTTGTTCAGGCACAGGAGTTCAGTACTACAGTTGTTAAGGAAGGGGAAGATGCAACAATAGAATGTGGGTTACAGACTAAAGTGGCAGAAGGTTACCTGAAATGGGAAACCATGACTAATGGTAGCCCTGTAGACTTAGCATATGATCTTAAAGGCGGACATACTGACTGCGATGACAGAATTATCAATTGTACTCTATACGCCAATGGTAGTATCCAACTGGAGTCTGTTAGCAAGGAAGATGGTGCCAGATATTACCGTTGCCTTAGAGGAGATGCAGATGGGTACAACTATTATTCTGATCACAGGCTCTTAGTTTTGTCCAAAG AATCTCCATCAATTTCACAATCACCTACCTCAGCGATAGCTTTCAAAGCAAGTAGGAAGGGCATCGTTCATAGGTATGGAGAACCGGTCTGTGAAGATGATGTGGATGGGAACCTCCCAGTAGTCTGCTATCCATCGTCTGGTATAATTGTAGACAGAGAATATGAGACTATTCAGTGTAATTGTACAGACTCAGATGGGCTGATGGACAATGTGACATTTCCTGTAACAA GGCAAATGTCTTCTCCCCCATCAATTGAAACACCTCACAGAGAGTCAATAAGTTCCTATAACATGGGTATAAAGGGTGTGCTACATGGCTACAACGATCCAGTCTGTGAAGATGATGTGGATGGGAACCTCCCAGTAGTCTGCTATCCACCGTCTGGTATAATTGTAGACAGAGAATATGAGACTATTCAGTGTAATTGTACTGACTCAGATGGGCTGATGGACAGCGTGACATTTCCTGTAACAA GCATAACTCATTGGGTGCATCCTGGTTGGTGGATGGCTTCCATTAGTCTTTTGGTTGTTAATTTAGTATCAATTATTGTTGTATTGATATGGATTTGCCTTAACCCGTGCAAGAATCTCAAAAAGTCAGAAACAAACTGTGGACATGAAGGCAAGTGA
- the LOC139976787 gene encoding uncharacterized protein isoform X2, which yields MTNGSPVDLAYDLKGGHTDCDDRIINCTLYANGSIQLESVSKEDGARYYRCLRGDADGYNYYSDHRLLVLSKESPSISQSPTSAIAFKASRKGIVHRYGEPVCEDDVDGNLPVVCYPSSGIIVDREYETIQCNCTDSDGLMDNVTFPVTRQMSSPPSIETHHIESVSSYNMGEKGVLHGYNAPVCEDDVDGNLPVVCYPPPGVIVDREYGTIQCHCTDTDGLMDSVTFHVTRQMSSPPSIETPHRESISSYNMGIKGVLHGYNDPVCEDDVDGNLPVVCYPPSGIIVDREYETIQCNCTDSDGLMDSVTFPVTSITHWVHPGWWMASISLLVVNLVSIIVVLIWICLNPCKNLKKSETNCGHEGK from the exons ATGACTAATGGTAGCCCTGTAGACTTAGCATATGATCTTAAAGGCGGACATACTGACTGCGATGACAGAATTATCAATTGTACTCTATACGCCAATGGTAGTATCCAACTGGAGTCTGTTAGCAAGGAAGATGGTGCCAGATATTACCGTTGCCTTAGAGGAGATGCAGATGGGTACAACTATTATTCTGATCACAGGCTCTTAGTTTTGTCCAAAG AATCTCCATCAATTTCACAATCACCTACCTCAGCGATAGCTTTCAAAGCAAGTAGGAAGGGCATCGTTCATAGGTATGGAGAACCGGTCTGTGAAGATGATGTGGATGGGAACCTCCCAGTAGTCTGCTATCCATCGTCTGGTATAATTGTAGACAGAGAATATGAGACTATTCAGTGTAATTGTACAGACTCAGATGGGCTGATGGACAATGTGACATTTCCTGTAACAA GGCAAATGTCTTCTCCCCCATCAATTGAAACACATCACATAGAGTCAGTAAGTTCCTATAACATGGGTGAGAAGGGTGTGCTACATGGATACAATGCTCCAGTCTGTGAAGATGATGTGGATGGGAACCTCCCAGTAGTCTGCTATCCACCGCCTGGTGTAATTGTAGACAGAGAATATGGGACTATTCAGTGTCATTGTACAGACACAGATGGGCTAATGGACAGTGTGACATTTCATGTAACAA GGCAAATGTCTTCTCCCCCATCAATTGAAACACCTCACAGAGAGTCAATAAGTTCCTATAACATGGGTATAAAGGGTGTGCTACATGGCTACAACGATCCAGTCTGTGAAGATGATGTGGATGGGAACCTCCCAGTAGTCTGCTATCCACCGTCTGGTATAATTGTAGACAGAGAATATGAGACTATTCAGTGTAATTGTACTGACTCAGATGGGCTGATGGACAGCGTGACATTTCCTGTAACAA GCATAACTCATTGGGTGCATCCTGGTTGGTGGATGGCTTCCATTAGTCTTTTGGTTGTTAATTTAGTATCAATTATTGTTGTATTGATATGGATTTGCCTTAACCCGTGCAAGAATCTCAAAAAGTCAGAAACAAACTGTGGACATGAAGGCAAGTGA
- the LOC139976793 gene encoding uncharacterized protein isoform X4, with translation MTPIQSGTKDKQISDLEDKIDPLKERFCKGLKQSEVQAMLLKGLQELHEMLVTEIKKELKELHKKTMKHVKEMTVAVWENRGLNKLLEEKQDQKISDLNQASCEHQFKEEPQGILEVSFI, from the exons ATGACACCAATTCAAAGTGGCACAAAAGACAAGCAGATTTCTGATCTG GAGGATAAAATTGATCCACTGAAGGAAAGAT TTTGTAAAGGATTGAAACAAAGTGAGGTTCAAGCAATGCTTCTGAAAGGACTACAGGAGCTACATGAGATGCTG GttacagaaataaaaaaggaaCTAAAAGAGCTCCACAAGAAAA CTATGAAGCATGTAAAGGAAATGACAGTGGCAGTGTGGGAAAACAGAGGTCTTAACAAACTACTAGAGGAAAAGCAAGAT CAGAAAATAAGTGATTTGAATCAAGCCTCCTGTGAGCATCAGTTTAAGGAGGAGCCTCAGGGAATTCTTGAG GTAAGTTTCATCTAA
- the LOC139976793 gene encoding uncharacterized protein isoform X3 yields the protein MTPIQSGTKDKQISDLEDKIDPLKERFCKGLKQSEVQAMLLKGLQELHEMLVTEIKKELKELHKKTMKHVKEMTVAVWENRGLNKLLEEKQDQKISDLNQASCEHQFKEEPQGILEVHLS from the exons ATGACACCAATTCAAAGTGGCACAAAAGACAAGCAGATTTCTGATCTG GAGGATAAAATTGATCCACTGAAGGAAAGAT TTTGTAAAGGATTGAAACAAAGTGAGGTTCAAGCAATGCTTCTGAAAGGACTACAGGAGCTACATGAGATGCTG GttacagaaataaaaaaggaaCTAAAAGAGCTCCACAAGAAAA CTATGAAGCATGTAAAGGAAATGACAGTGGCAGTGTGGGAAAACAGAGGTCTTAACAAACTACTAGAGGAAAAGCAAGAT CAGAAAATAAGTGATTTGAATCAAGCCTCCTGTGAGCATCAGTTTAAGGAGGAGCCTCAGGGAATTCTTGAGGTACATCTTTCCTAA